The following proteins are co-located in the Patescibacteria group bacterium genome:
- a CDS encoding glycoside hydrolase family 3 protein: protein MPQSASLPYEDQALSVEKRVQDLVGRMSLTEKIGQMTMADIRSVSPEQVSQLQLGAVLSGGGAVPTVNTSDAWRTMVESYESSRVTSRWHIPLLYGIDAVHGHGNVYGATIFPHNIGLGATRNPELVERIGAATAQELAATGIFWDFAPALEVPQDYRWGRTYEGFSENTELVGQLGAAYIKGLQAEGVLATAKHYVSAGAAVWGTSGHEQYAIDQGGSEISETELKKVYLPPFKAALQAGAKTVMVSLNSWRLTKIHIDQHLLTDILKTELGFTGFVVSDWDGLKSLGPDYHANIVRSVNAGLDMVMLSKEPEVFIHELTLAVDSKEVAESRVDDAVSRILRVKFEKGYFDSDEYVLPDVGAIGSLAHRELARQAVSQSAVLLKNEDNLLPLPKTTPLILVAGAGADDIGMQSGGWTMTWQGGLGEITPGTTILEAVRATVSPSTVVDFSADGYFKAHASVAIVVVGEKPYAEGVGDRADLHLDQHDLDIILRVKEKADKVVVILLGGRPMIIADQVGNWDSLVMAWLPGTEGQGLADVLFGDEPFTGKLPFTWPSSMSDLPMTRATKLKASWAYGYGLTTTLLVANSPVCKPLD, encoded by the coding sequence ATGCCACAATCAGCAAGCTTGCCTTATGAAGATCAGGCGCTGTCCGTGGAAAAACGTGTTCAGGATTTAGTCGGACGGATGTCGCTTACGGAGAAGATTGGCCAGATGACCATGGCTGATATTCGCTCTGTATCACCGGAACAGGTTAGCCAGCTTCAGCTGGGGGCAGTTTTATCAGGCGGCGGGGCTGTCCCGACGGTCAACACGTCCGACGCGTGGCGGACCATGGTAGAGAGCTACGAATCTTCGCGGGTCACGTCGCGTTGGCATATTCCGTTGTTGTACGGCATTGACGCCGTGCATGGCCATGGCAATGTCTACGGCGCAACTATTTTTCCGCATAATATCGGACTCGGTGCCACGCGTAACCCAGAACTGGTAGAAAGAATTGGCGCGGCCACCGCTCAGGAATTAGCCGCTACCGGTATTTTTTGGGATTTTGCACCGGCGCTGGAGGTTCCGCAGGATTATCGCTGGGGAAGAACATATGAGGGTTTCTCTGAGAATACTGAACTGGTAGGCCAGCTCGGTGCCGCTTATATAAAGGGTTTGCAAGCTGAGGGCGTACTTGCTACGGCTAAGCATTACGTGAGTGCTGGGGCAGCCGTGTGGGGAACTTCTGGGCACGAGCAATATGCGATTGACCAGGGAGGTTCGGAGATTTCTGAGACAGAACTTAAAAAAGTCTATTTGCCACCTTTTAAGGCGGCTCTTCAGGCTGGGGCTAAAACCGTCATGGTGTCACTTAATTCTTGGCGGTTAACAAAGATTCACATTGACCAGCACCTCCTGACAGACATATTGAAGACCGAGCTGGGTTTTACGGGTTTTGTAGTTTCCGATTGGGATGGGTTGAAAAGCTTGGGACCGGATTACCACGCGAATATTGTCCGCTCGGTGAACGCCGGTTTGGACATGGTGATGCTGTCGAAAGAGCCGGAAGTTTTTATTCACGAACTTACGTTAGCCGTGGACAGCAAAGAAGTGGCCGAGTCGAGAGTTGATGACGCGGTCAGTAGAATTCTCCGGGTAAAGTTTGAGAAGGGTTACTTTGACAGTGACGAGTACGTCCTACCTGACGTAGGTGCTATTGGCTCGCTCGCTCACCGCGAACTGGCTCGTCAGGCAGTATCGCAGTCGGCTGTACTCCTTAAGAATGAGGATAACCTCTTGCCGCTGCCTAAGACTACTCCGCTCATTCTGGTGGCCGGGGCGGGGGCGGATGACATTGGTATGCAATCTGGTGGTTGGACCATGACCTGGCAGGGTGGTCTGGGCGAGATCACGCCCGGTACCACCATCCTTGAAGCTGTCAGAGCCACCGTTTCGCCTAGCACGGTCGTGGACTTTTCCGCTGACGGATATTTTAAGGCTCATGCTTCGGTGGCGATTGTAGTTGTTGGCGAGAAACCATACGCGGAGGGAGTGGGGGATCGCGCAGACCTACATCTCGACCAGCACGATCTAGATATTATCCTTCGAGTAAAAGAAAAAGCCGATAAAGTAGTGGTTATTTTACTCGGCGGCAGACCAATGATCATCGCTGATCAGGTAGGGAACTGGGATTCATTGGTCATGGCTTGGCTGCCCGGCACAGAGGGCCAGGGTTTAGCCGATGTCTTGTTCGGCGATGAACCATTCACTGGAAAGCTCCCCTTCACTTGGCCATCAAGCATGAGTGATCTGCCAATGACGCGCGCCACCAAGCTCAAAGCGAGCTGGGCTTATGGTTACGGACTGACCACTACCTTGTTAGTGGCCAACTCACCTGTTTGCAAACCGCTTGATTAA
- the yihA gene encoding ribosome biogenesis GTP-binding protein YihA/YsxC produces MISATYHSSAVSLDGLPKEKKPHVAMVGRSNVGKSSMINHLTSRKNLARVSSQPGRTQTINMYEINEKFFLVDLPGYGYARKSLQQREAFADMILDYLKESPHLKLVLLIIDARIPLSALDAEMLGWLQANKIPFVLIANKMDQLKRLEVTKLHDALAEKYPGVKVIEHSVDSAKNRNEIWQEVERAVKVK; encoded by the coding sequence ATGATCTCCGCCACCTATCACTCAAGCGCTGTTTCACTCGATGGACTACCAAAGGAGAAGAAGCCGCATGTGGCCATGGTGGGAAGGTCGAATGTGGGGAAGTCCTCCATGATTAACCATCTGACGAGCAGAAAGAACCTCGCACGCGTGTCTTCGCAACCGGGCAGAACGCAGACGATTAACATGTACGAGATTAACGAGAAGTTCTTCCTTGTCGATCTGCCGGGCTACGGGTATGCTCGAAAATCGCTCCAACAGCGTGAAGCCTTTGCGGACATGATCCTGGACTATTTAAAGGAGTCACCGCACTTAAAGCTCGTTCTTTTAATTATCGATGCGAGAATTCCTTTGAGTGCGCTTGACGCAGAAATGCTCGGCTGGCTGCAAGCAAATAAGATTCCGTTTGTGCTCATTGCGAATAAGATGGATCAGTTGAAGAGGCTCGAAGTGACTAAGCTGCACGACGCGCTCGCCGAAAAATATCCTGGCGTAAAGGTTATCGAACATTCTGTCGATTCGGCCAAGAATAGAAATGAAATTTGGCAGGAGGTTGAACGGGCAGTAAAAGTAAAATAA
- a CDS encoding leucine-rich repeat domain-containing protein, with amino-acid sequence MKLPFALSLVMGVVLLGAGCASNELASKVNNFAESGMLSTKMDLSGTGLTAVPGNIFDRGDLTELNLSNNSLTGALPSQIGQLKNLRLLNASRNQMTGVPSEIGQLSKLEALDLSNNQLTGLPNELGQLSNLRLLDLRGNDVSQPDLAGIRLKLTNTTIIE; translated from the coding sequence ATGAAGCTGCCTTTTGCACTTAGCTTGGTTATGGGAGTTGTCTTGCTTGGGGCTGGGTGCGCTAGTAATGAGTTGGCTTCTAAAGTTAATAACTTTGCCGAATCTGGAATGTTATCGACCAAGATGGATTTAAGTGGGACCGGGCTAACGGCTGTTCCAGGCAATATCTTTGATCGGGGAGATCTGACCGAACTCAACCTTTCTAACAACTCGTTGACCGGTGCTTTGCCGTCACAAATCGGTCAGCTGAAAAATCTGCGCTTGCTGAATGCTAGTAGGAATCAGATGACCGGTGTGCCGTCGGAAATTGGTCAGCTGTCAAAACTGGAAGCACTTGACCTGTCTAATAATCAGCTGACTGGCCTGCCCAACGAGCTCGGTCAGTTAAGTAATCTCCGTCTTCTTGATCTCCGAGGTAATGATGTATCCCAGCCAGACCTCGCCGGAATTCGACTAAAACTGACGAACACTACGATCATTGAGTAG
- a CDS encoding lmo0937 family membrane protein: protein MLWTIAVILIILWLLGVVSANTLGGFIHILLVIAVIVVLIRLIKGQSPV from the coding sequence ATGTTGTGGACCATCGCCGTTATCCTCATCATTCTCTGGCTACTGGGTGTTGTCAGCGCAAACACGCTCGGTGGATTCATTCACATTCTCCTCGTGATTGCGGTGATCGTGGTTCTCATTAGACTAATTAAGGGTCAAAGCCCGGTGTAG
- a CDS encoding GIY-YIG nuclease family protein, with amino-acid sequence MPAWFLYIVRCKNGSLYTGITTDVAARVLVHNAGKGAKYTRAFGPVVLAYSKKMKSATAARVREAEVKRLTKKEKEKMCGRV; translated from the coding sequence ATTCCTGCGTGGTTCCTCTACATCGTCCGCTGCAAGAACGGCAGCCTTTACACGGGCATCACCACAGACGTGGCTGCTCGTGTTTTGGTTCACAACGCCGGTAAGGGCGCGAAGTACACACGGGCGTTTGGGCCTGTAGTGTTGGCGTATTCGAAGAAGATGAAATCCGCGACTGCGGCGAGGGTTCGAGAAGCGGAGGTGAAGAGATTGACAAAGAAAGAAAAGGAGAAAATGTGTGGTAGAGTTTAA
- a CDS encoding SRPBCC domain-containing protein has protein sequence MEKLHYTVVINAPKEKVWSTMLEDQSYREWTAAFNAGSYFKGDWSKGSKMLFLGPDPRDGVEGGMVAEVVENKPYEFISLHHYGLYKNGVEDTTSDEVKKWANAFENYTFTTVDSGTEVAVDLEGASELAEMFNDTWPKALAKLKEIVERS, from the coding sequence ATGGAAAAATTGCACTACACCGTTGTTATCAACGCTCCAAAAGAAAAAGTATGGAGCACCATGCTTGAAGACCAGAGCTATCGAGAGTGGACCGCAGCCTTTAACGCGGGATCGTATTTCAAGGGTGACTGGAGCAAGGGATCCAAGATGCTCTTCCTTGGCCCTGATCCAAGAGACGGCGTAGAAGGCGGAATGGTGGCGGAAGTTGTAGAGAACAAACCGTATGAGTTTATTTCTCTGCACCACTATGGGCTGTATAAAAATGGTGTGGAAGATACGACGAGCGATGAGGTAAAGAAGTGGGCAAACGCATTTGAAAACTACACATTCACTACCGTTGATAGCGGCACGGAAGTCGCCGTCGATCTTGAAGGTGCTTCGGAACTTGCAGAAATGTTCAATGACACTTGGCCAAAGGCATTGGCAAAGCTGAAGGAAATTGTCGAACGGTCATAA
- a CDS encoding peptidase U32 family protein, whose product MIFTKHIKLLAPAGSYESLQAAIKAGAHAVYFGVTQLNMRAVAAANFDLNDLAEIARICHEAGIEAHLTMNTILYEHDQVLMKKILDAAKASNVDAIIANDISAILYARSIGLNVHISTMQSISNYDSVKYFAQFADVIVLAREVTIPMMKRIHEQIVENDLRGPKGEIIQLEVFAHGALCIAVSGQCFMSLYNDNSSACRGACRQECRREYQIIDKESGHEMTLRNNYVMSPTDLCTIDILDQLVDAGVTVLKFEGRGRPPEYVDTVISTYKEALQAVEDGTYAKEKFPGWLAKLGEVYNRKFSTGYYLGRQGGFWTETSSNQATEERVFVGKITKYFAQPKVAEVILEASDLKIGEKIIITGKTTGLVRATVTEMRDEQTQPIETAHKQIITLPIDSIVRTNDKLYKLIPRADFV is encoded by the coding sequence ATGATTTTCACCAAACACATCAAACTCCTGGCCCCAGCCGGCAGCTACGAATCTTTACAGGCAGCTATTAAAGCCGGTGCGCACGCTGTTTACTTCGGCGTTACGCAGCTGAATATGCGGGCGGTGGCGGCAGCTAACTTTGATCTGAATGATTTAGCGGAAATCGCCCGTATTTGTCATGAAGCCGGCATCGAGGCCCATCTGACAATGAATACTATTCTTTATGAGCACGATCAAGTCCTCATGAAGAAAATCCTCGACGCGGCCAAAGCCAGCAACGTCGACGCCATCATCGCTAATGATATCTCGGCCATACTATATGCCAGAAGCATTGGCTTGAATGTTCATATTTCAACCATGCAATCCATTTCAAATTATGATTCGGTAAAATACTTTGCGCAGTTTGCGGATGTGATCGTGCTCGCTCGCGAAGTCACCATCCCAATGATGAAACGCATTCACGAGCAGATTGTCGAAAATGATTTGCGAGGCCCCAAAGGTGAAATCATCCAGCTTGAAGTCTTTGCCCACGGCGCGCTCTGTATTGCGGTCAGCGGACAGTGTTTTATGTCCCTTTATAATGACAACTCCAGCGCCTGCCGCGGGGCCTGCCGCCAAGAATGCCGACGCGAATATCAGATAATCGACAAAGAATCGGGTCACGAAATGACTTTGAGAAACAATTACGTCATGAGTCCAACCGACTTGTGTACTATTGATATCCTGGATCAATTGGTCGATGCCGGAGTCACAGTTTTGAAATTCGAGGGCCGGGGTCGTCCGCCAGAATATGTAGACACGGTCATATCAACCTACAAAGAAGCCTTACAAGCTGTCGAGGACGGAACATACGCCAAAGAAAAGTTCCCCGGCTGGCTCGCCAAGCTAGGCGAGGTCTACAACCGCAAATTCAGCACTGGCTATTATCTCGGTAGACAAGGCGGCTTCTGGACAGAGACCAGCAGCAATCAAGCCACCGAAGAACGCGTATTCGTGGGTAAAATTACAAAATATTTTGCTCAGCCTAAAGTAGCTGAGGTGATTCTTGAGGCAAGCGACTTAAAAATCGGAGAAAAAATAATCATCACCGGCAAAACTACCGGCCTAGTTCGCGCCACCGTTACGGAAATGCGCGATGAACAAACACAGCCAATTGAAACTGCCCACAAACAAATCATCACCCTACCGATTGACTCAATCGTCCGCACGAATGACAAACTCTACAAACTCATTCCACGAGCTGATTTTGTTTAG
- a CDS encoding ferredoxin — MKFFTITHERADCIGCGSCEYEAPQTWELDPTNGLSRLKGGTEKGKYTTVEIDEMDLAANQRACDSCPMRIISIQEKK; from the coding sequence ATGAAATTCTTCACCATTACCCATGAGCGGGCCGACTGCATAGGCTGCGGCTCATGCGAATATGAAGCACCTCAAACCTGGGAGCTTGATCCAACCAATGGCCTATCAAGACTTAAAGGAGGAACAGAGAAGGGCAAATACACTACCGTTGAAATAGACGAAATGGATCTGGCCGCCAATCAACGAGCCTGCGATAGCTGTCCGATGAGAATTATCTCCATCCAAGAAAAAAAGTAG
- a CDS encoding cupin domain-containing protein, translated as MQGYVANIERLSLENDNFRKVLYTDKNSQLVLMSLLPAEEIGEEVHDVDQFLRVEKGAGKAVLDGVAHDITDGSVIIVPAGARHNIINSGSDAMKLYTLYMPPHHRDGVIHKTKAEAEADTEHFDGKTTEA; from the coding sequence ATGCAAGGATACGTAGCAAATATTGAAAGGTTGTCGCTCGAGAATGATAACTTTAGAAAAGTGTTGTACACGGATAAGAACAGCCAGCTCGTCCTCATGTCGCTTTTGCCAGCAGAAGAAATTGGCGAAGAGGTGCATGATGTTGATCAGTTTTTGCGGGTGGAGAAGGGGGCCGGCAAAGCGGTCTTGGACGGCGTTGCACATGACATTACTGACGGGAGCGTAATTATTGTTCCCGCCGGAGCCAGACACAATATTATCAATAGCGGCTCTGATGCCATGAAACTCTATACGCTCTACATGCCACCGCATCATCGTGACGGCGTCATTCATAAGACCAAAGCCGAGGCAGAAGCGGACACGGAGCATTTCGATGGAAAGACCACTGAAGCATAG
- a CDS encoding YdeI/OmpD-associated family protein: protein MKKDTLPVGTVHLMPPDLGKALMADKKALAAWEDITPLARNEWICWVTFVKQEETRKDHVKRTVTELKEGKRRPCCWIGCPHRTDKAVSPSVKWVLDKRSKR, encoded by the coding sequence ATGAAAAAAGACACACTACCTGTTGGTACGGTTCATCTGATGCCGCCCGATCTCGGGAAGGCGCTCATGGCTGACAAAAAGGCGCTAGCGGCTTGGGAAGATATTACGCCCCTTGCGCGCAACGAATGGATTTGTTGGGTGACCTTTGTCAAACAGGAAGAGACAAGAAAAGATCACGTCAAAAGAACGGTGACCGAACTGAAAGAGGGGAAGCGACGACCGTGCTGCTGGATTGGCTGCCCTCACCGTACGGATAAGGCAGTCAGTCCATCGGTGAAGTGGGTGCTTGATAAACGATCTAAAAGATAA
- a CDS encoding Gfo/Idh/MocA family oxidoreductase yields MGIIGCGTHAEHHAKNYLDDFTTHGVWDPDPKAMEMIESNKKYASLAELLADKEIVAVMICSPDEYHLGQIESALVAGKHVFCEKPLMVPGQDLAQLEAAFDLAEKKRLILTSCHPRRFDRPICWLQDGLGSQPDKPGFLERFGKVVSFDFDFSYHAPSNAWKHTRSLLLDHINHEVDLMNALFGIQSFEAWKLQDGFDHYDAVGRRDDGITFRFRGTRRLKEHVYPEWCRVRFECGEVALDMMMAQATVYDHDHKTAEVVPGLAIDYEGRLQKVMTDFHDSLLTPGHSGYLLPAEMLMNTEAGIVLQNEGVQRVSIRNIRY; encoded by the coding sequence ATGGGAATTATCGGTTGCGGTACGCACGCGGAACATCATGCCAAGAACTACCTGGATGACTTCACCACTCACGGCGTTTGGGACCCGGATCCCAAGGCCATGGAGATGATCGAGAGCAACAAGAAATACGCCTCGCTCGCAGAGCTCCTGGCCGACAAGGAGATCGTCGCCGTGATGATCTGTTCTCCGGATGAGTACCATCTGGGGCAGATCGAGAGCGCGCTCGTGGCGGGGAAGCACGTCTTCTGCGAGAAGCCGCTCATGGTCCCTGGTCAGGATCTCGCTCAGCTGGAAGCCGCGTTCGACCTGGCTGAGAAGAAGCGGCTTATCCTCACGTCCTGCCACCCGCGCCGGTTCGATAGACCGATCTGCTGGTTGCAAGACGGCTTGGGTTCGCAGCCGGACAAGCCCGGGTTCCTAGAGCGGTTTGGCAAGGTGGTCAGCTTCGACTTCGATTTCTCCTACCACGCGCCGTCGAACGCCTGGAAGCACACCCGCAGCCTCCTGCTCGACCACATCAACCACGAGGTCGATCTGATGAATGCCCTGTTCGGCATTCAAAGTTTCGAGGCCTGGAAACTCCAGGACGGGTTCGATCACTACGACGCGGTGGGCCGGCGCGATGACGGGATCACCTTCCGTTTCCGCGGCACCCGTCGTCTGAAGGAACATGTGTACCCGGAGTGGTGCCGTGTCCGATTCGAGTGCGGTGAAGTGGCTCTGGACATGATGATGGCGCAGGCCACCGTGTACGACCACGACCACAAGACCGCCGAAGTGGTGCCCGGCCTGGCCATCGACTACGAAGGCCGGCTCCAGAAGGTCATGACCGACTTCCACGACTCCCTGCTCACCCCAGGCCATTCGGGCTACCTGTTGCCAGCGGAGATGCTGATGAACACCGAGGCGGGTATCGTTCTGCAGAACGAAGGCGTGCAGCGCGTCAGTATCCGCAACATCCGTTACTAG